GAGTCCGAACTGCCGCCGCATGACCCTGTAAGCTTCGTCGAGGGTCTTGGCGCGGATCTTCTGGAATTGCTGGCCCATCTTACAAACTCACTTGCCCTTCGCTCTGCAATTGCACCGCGGGGTCGATTTCATTATAGGAAAGAACGACGATCTTCGGGATGCGCCGCTCGATGATGCGCCGGAAGTAGCGCCGCACCGGCGCCGACGTCAGCACCACCGGTTCCTGGCCCGTGATCACCAGCGGGCGCAGCGCCTCCGCGGTCTTCTCCGCGATTAGGTCCGCGCGCTCCGGCGAAACGGGAATGTAGCCCGTCTCGGCGCGGCTGACCGCGTCCAGGATCTCTTTCTCAAGTTTCGGGGACACGGTCACCACGCGCAGCACGCTGTCTTCGTCCACGTAGGCGCTGCAAATCTGCCGGCCCAGCGCCTGACGGCAGTATTCGGCCAGGATTTCCGGGTCCTTGGTGCGCGTGCCAAAGTCGCACAGGACTTCGAGAATCGCTTCGAGGTTGCGGATCGAGACCCGCTCGCGCAGAAGCAGGTGCAGCACCTTCTGCAGTTCGCCGTAGGTAAGGATACCCGGTAGCAACTCGTCCACGACCGTCGGCGACGTCTCCTTGAGATGCTTGACGAGGGTCTGCACGTCCTCGCGCGTGAGCAATTCGTCCGCATGCGCGTAAATGAGTTCCGTCAGGTGCGTGGCCAGCACGGCGGACGGGTCAATGACGGTATAACCGAGCCGCTCGGCGCGGTCTCGGTTCTCCTTGGCCACCCACAAGGCGTCGAGGCCAAATGCGGGCTCTTTCGTAGGAAAGCCTTCGACCTCTTCCTCGACGAGACCCGGGTTCATGGCGAGGAAGTGTTCCGGCATGAGTTCGTACGACGCGATCACCGATTCGCGCAGCTTGACCTGGTATTCGTGGGCGCGGATGCGCATATTGTCGATAATCCGGATAACCGGCACGATAAAGCCCATTTTCGTGGCAATCTGTTGCCGGATAATCTGTATGCGGGTCAGGAGGTCGCCGCCGCTCCGCGCATCGGCCAGCGAAACCAGCCCGTATCCCAACTCGATCTTGAGCGGGTCAATGCTGAGCAGGTCTTCGGTGCGTTCCAGGGATTGCGCGGGCGGCGCTTTCGCGGCTTCCTCCTCGAGCAGCTGCTGCCGCGCGAGTTCGCGCCGCGTCTGCTGGGCGCT
The sequence above is drawn from the Candidatus Hydrogenedentota bacterium genome and encodes:
- the flhA gene encoding flagellar biosynthesis protein FlhA, whose translation is MGGNQDITLAVCVIGILVILLLPVPTWLLDIMLTVNISLSVVVLLGTIYLQQPVEFAVFPSLLLILTLFRLSLNVASTRLILAQADAGKVIAAFGNFVTSGNLFVGIVIFIILVVIQFVVITRGAGRISEVAARFTLDAMPGKQMGVDADLNAGLITENEARERRRRIEREADFYGAMDGATKFVRGDAIAGIIITLVNIVFGLIIGVATLGLPLAEAARVYTTLTIGDGLVSQIPALIISTSAGLVVTRTVSEDNLGVDFSRQFTRYPRALGVAAVMLALFGIVPGMPTVPFVLVAGVMAFLAFSAQQTRRELARQQLLEEEAAKAPPAQSLERTEDLLSIDPLKIELGYGLVSLADARSGGDLLTRIQIIRQQIATKMGFIVPVIRIIDNMRIRAHEYQVKLRESVIASYELMPEHFLAMNPGLVEEEVEGFPTKEPAFGLDALWVAKENRDRAERLGYTVIDPSAVLATHLTELIYAHADELLTREDVQTLVKHLKETSPTVVDELLPGILTYGELQKVLHLLLRERVSIRNLEAILEVLCDFGTRTKDPEILAEYCRQALGRQICSAYVDEDSVLRVVTVSPKLEKEILDAVSRAETGYIPVSPERADLIAEKTAEALRPLVITGQEPVVLTSAPVRRYFRRIIERRIPKIVVLSYNEIDPAVQLQSEGQVSL